The following are from one region of the Ignavibacteriales bacterium genome:
- a CDS encoding DUF4835 family protein, which translates to MKKFILAFLFLPGFLISQELDATVTTNVEKLSIGSKDRIINFSEDIQNYLNNTRFSGDAWNFDKIKCSFNIFFSGSSDETHYSAQINITSLRPVEKSGSPTIMLNVIDNTWEFQYQSGQSMYFSPDYDPLTDFLDYYAFLIIGLNEDSFTELGGSQYFTQAYNQAVFDASYSSSAGWETKGNSYNRRGLIEDLVSEKYRPFREDCFNYHYNGLDIFTTKKEEAVQNIVKLIKNLETLKAKVDIGGVLIKTFFDAKSSEIVNYLKDYPDKMIFKSLKKIDPPHTQKYDEAMLNE; encoded by the coding sequence ATGAAGAAATTTATTCTCGCTTTCCTTTTTTTACCGGGTTTTTTAATTTCACAGGAATTAGATGCCACTGTAACTACAAATGTTGAAAAATTATCTATTGGTTCAAAAGACAGAATCATAAATTTTTCAGAAGATATTCAAAACTATCTTAACAACACTCGGTTTTCTGGGGATGCATGGAATTTTGACAAAATTAAATGTTCGTTTAATATTTTCTTTTCCGGTTCCAGCGATGAAACTCATTATTCAGCACAAATTAATATTACAAGTTTGCGCCCGGTTGAGAAAAGTGGCAGCCCAACAATTATGTTGAATGTCATCGATAATACCTGGGAGTTTCAGTATCAATCCGGACAATCGATGTATTTTAGTCCGGACTACGATCCGCTAACCGACTTTTTAGATTATTATGCTTTCCTGATTATTGGATTGAATGAGGATTCCTTTACTGAATTAGGTGGCTCTCAATATTTTACACAAGCTTACAATCAAGCTGTGTTTGATGCAAGTTATTCTTCATCTGCTGGATGGGAAACAAAAGGCAATTCCTATAACCGCCGTGGGTTGATTGAGGATTTGGTAAGCGAAAAATACAGACCGTTTAGAGAAGATTGTTTTAATTATCATTACAATGGATTAGATATTTTTACTACAAAAAAAGAAGAAGCGGTTCAGAATATTGTTAAACTTATTAAAAATCTAGAAACTCTTAAAGCTAAAGTTGATATCGGTGGTGTGCTTATAAAAACATTTTTTGACGCAAAGAGTAGTGAAATTGTAAATTATTTAAAAGATTATCCTGATAAAATGATTTTTAAATCACTAAAGAAAATAGACCCTCCACATACACAAAAGTATGATGAAGCAATGCTAAACGAATGA
- a CDS encoding peptidylprolyl isomerase produces the protein MFLNSLRNFFLKTVFLGGILTSLLCAQYSKDDYELVKTTFTRTFDPEIINKYLYSENPQKVKAGLFSVSHCNNQSFVNEIANLDFNSFGDLISFTLSQLGESKISTEFLFSKLLENSKYQRSIFEAIGKTGTKETLELLLNKYFIGKEFDFTGISLTIANFNSRGIKVTDGKDIELLQKEFTSNEYPIQRKIDALFALYRIGPQKLIQSDLVNLLNERDFGEESIILKQYALSSLRKLEYFTDDFPMVETLLHYPDWRIRTEAAKVICYYKFKNKDELKKYLSLLNDENPNVARQTAIALKNVSIDSTLQNYLKSEIWNCLLNHSAYTANTIGELFITYCHLYPQEIFEAIRQLSGKVKRVFFYSSLSENFTFPHQNLDYLLKEFPRANKNEKLEILNALISLQKFFPQNPDFRKILLGNLNSSDPSVISTTADGLDSVFIANNRENLSGIILNLTKKYLDNPKYSESIISLVNLSKKINDEFPKKVLTILENSESFTLRKFYCKESGVNFNETKPLENFDQLWKFAFKYKKAIVNTSKGNFIIEFNPEVSPISVGNFCYLASKKFYNNLIFHRVVPNFVIQTGDPESTGWGGPGYEINSEFSAIPFNRSYVGMASSGKDTEGSQWFVMHSYFPHLYGRYSNFGKVVKGMDTVDMIDQGDKIIKIELQK, from the coding sequence ATGTTTCTAAACTCACTCCGTAATTTTTTTTTAAAAACTGTTTTCCTTGGCGGGATTTTAACTTCTTTACTCTGCGCTCAATATTCCAAAGATGATTATGAACTGGTGAAAACCACTTTTACCAGAACTTTCGATCCAGAAATAATTAATAAATATCTATATTCAGAAAATCCACAAAAAGTAAAAGCTGGTTTATTTAGTGTTAGCCATTGCAACAACCAATCATTCGTAAATGAAATAGCAAATCTGGATTTTAATTCCTTTGGTGATTTAATTTCATTTACACTTAGTCAACTCGGTGAGTCAAAAATTTCCACAGAATTTTTGTTTAGCAAACTTTTAGAAAATTCAAAATACCAGCGTAGCATTTTTGAGGCAATTGGTAAAACCGGAACCAAAGAAACACTTGAGTTGCTGCTAAATAAATATTTCATTGGCAAAGAATTCGACTTTACCGGAATATCACTAACTATCGCCAATTTCAATTCCAGAGGAATTAAAGTAACAGATGGAAAAGATATTGAGCTACTCCAAAAAGAATTTACGAGCAATGAATATCCAATCCAAAGAAAAATTGACGCTTTGTTTGCACTTTATAGAATTGGTCCACAAAAACTCATTCAATCTGATTTAGTAAACCTTCTTAACGAAAGAGATTTTGGTGAAGAATCGATTATCCTTAAACAGTATGCTTTAAGTTCGCTAAGAAAGTTGGAATATTTTACGGATGATTTTCCAATGGTTGAAACACTCCTGCATTACCCTGATTGGCGAATAAGAACGGAAGCAGCAAAAGTAATTTGCTATTATAAATTCAAAAATAAAGATGAATTGAAAAAATATCTTTCTTTATTAAATGATGAAAACCCAAATGTTGCCCGCCAAACCGCCATCGCATTAAAAAACGTTTCAATAGACAGCACCTTACAGAATTATTTGAAATCAGAAATTTGGAATTGCTTATTAAATCATTCAGCTTATACTGCAAATACAATTGGAGAACTTTTCATTACTTACTGTCATCTCTATCCACAAGAAATTTTTGAAGCTATTAGACAATTATCTGGAAAAGTAAAAAGAGTTTTCTTTTATTCATCTCTCTCCGAAAATTTTACCTTTCCCCATCAGAATTTAGATTATTTATTAAAGGAATTTCCCAGAGCTAACAAAAATGAAAAACTGGAAATATTAAATGCACTTATTTCATTGCAAAAATTTTTTCCGCAAAATCCAGACTTTAGGAAAATATTACTCGGCAATCTTAACAGCTCAGATCCTTCAGTTATATCAACAACAGCAGATGGACTTGACTCGGTATTCATTGCAAATAACCGGGAGAATTTGTCGGGAATCATTCTGAATCTAACAAAAAAATATTTAGACAATCCAAAATATTCGGAAAGCATAATTTCGCTGGTTAATCTTTCTAAGAAAATAAATGATGAGTTTCCCAAAAAAGTTCTAACGATTTTAGAAAATTCTGAAAGTTTTACTTTGCGTAAATTTTATTGTAAAGAATCTGGAGTTAATTTTAACGAAACAAAGCCATTAGAAAATTTTGATCAACTTTGGAAGTTTGCCTTCAAATATAAAAAAGCAATCGTAAATACCAGCAAGGGAAATTTCATTATTGAATTTAACCCGGAAGTTTCTCCAATCTCAGTTGGAAATTTTTGTTATTTGGCTTCAAAGAAATTTTACAACAATTTAATTTTTCACCGCGTTGTTCCAAATTTTGTAATTCAGACTGGTGACCCTGAATCCACTGGCTGGGGCGGTCCTGGTTACGAGATCAACTCTGAATTCTCAGCAATTCCATTTAACCGAAGTTATGTTGGAATGGCGAGTTCAGGAAAAGATACTGAAGGCTCCCAATGGTTTGTTATGCACAGCTATTTTCCACATTTATATGGCAGATATTCCAATTTTGGCAAAGTTGTAAAAGGAATGGATACAGTTGATATGATTGATCAGGGGGACAAAATTATTAAAATTGAATTACAGAAATAA